From Coffea arabica cultivar ET-39 chromosome 2e, Coffea Arabica ET-39 HiFi, whole genome shotgun sequence, the proteins below share one genomic window:
- the LOC113731322 gene encoding dolichyl-diphosphooligosaccharide--protein glycosyltransferase 48 kDa subunit-like isoform X1, producing the protein MSLVFRILVLLGIAIPFLAILCHSFSLENPTDRRVLVLVDDLAIKSSHSLYFKSLENRGFQLDFKLAGDPKIALHRYGQYLYDALILFSPSIERFGGSINTAAIMDFVDAGHDLILVADESASDLIREVATECGVDFDEDPGAVVIDHINYAVSTTDGDHSLIAADDFIKSSIILGSNTVEAPVLFQGIGQMVYPSNDLVLKVLSASPSAYSANPKSKLSNPPAIYGSAISLVSVVQARNNARILISGSLKMFSNQFFRYGVEKAGSPTKHDKSGNEQFLTEISKWVFHERGHLKAVNVRHHRVGEVDEPSMYRINDDLEYSVEIFEWTGANWEPYVADDVQVQFYMMSPYVLKNLSTDLKGVYHTSFKVPDVYGVFQFKIEYQRLGYSSLSLSKQIPVRPFRHNEYERFITAAFPYYGASFSMMAGFLLFTIFYLYNK; encoded by the exons ATGTCGCTCGTTTTTAGAATATTAGTTCTGCTCGGCATTGCAATTCCATTTCTGGCGATTCTCTGCCACTCGTTCTCCCTAGAAAACCCCACCGATCGCCGGGTTTTGGTTTTGGTCGATGACTTAGCGATTAAATCCTCCCACTCTCTTTACTTTAAATCTCTTGAGAACCGAGGGTTCCAACTGGACTTCAAACTCGCCGGTGACCCCAAGATCGCTTTACACAGATATGGCCAGTACTTATACGACGCGCTcatcctcttctctccttccaTCGAAC GATTTGGTGGGTCAATTAATACCGCTGCAATCATGGATTTTGTTGATGCTGGTCATGACTTGATTCTTGTGGCTGATGAATCTGCCTCTGATCTGATTCGAGAGGTTGCCACAGAATGTGGAGTCGATTTTGACGAG GATCCAGGAGCTGTGGTTATTGACCACATTAACTATGCTGTTTCAACTACGGATGGAGATCATTCTCTAATTGCTGCTGATGATTTCATCAAATCCAGTATCATCTTGGGAAGCAACACTGTAGAG GCCCCTGTACTTTTTCAAGGTATCGGCCAGATGGTTTATCCTTCCAATGACTTG GTTTTGAAGGTTCTTTCAGCATCTCCCTCAGCATATTCAGCAAATCCAAAATCTAAGTTATCAAATCCTCCGGCAATCTATGGATCTGCCATCTCTTTGGTTTCAGTCGTGCAG GCCAGAAATAATGCTCGGATATTGATCTCTGGCTCATTAAAAATGTTCAGCAACCA ATTCTTCAGATATGGGGTAGAGAAAGCTGGAAGTCCGACTAA ACATGACAAATCTGGAAATGAGCAGTTTTTGACTGAAATTAGCAAATGGGTGTTCCATGAAAGAGGTCATCTAAAG gCTGTTAATGTAAGACATCACAGAGTTGGGGAGGTTGATGAACCTTCTATGTACAGGATCAATGATGACCtg GAATACTCTGttgagatctttgagtggacTGGAGCGAATTGGGAACCATATGTAGCAGATGATGTTCAAGTTCAGTTTTACATGATGAGTCCATATGTTCTGAAGAATTTGTCAACTGATCTGAAG GGTGTATACCATACATCATTCAAAGTACCAGATGTTTACGGAGTATTCCAGTTTAAGATTGAGTATCAGAGGCTTGGGTACTCGAGCTTGAGCCTATCAAAGCAG ATTCCAGTTCGACCTTTCAGACATAACGAATACGAGAGATTCATAACAGCTGCTTTTCCTTACTATGGGGCATCGTTCTCTAtg ATGGCAGGTTTTCTTCTTTTCACCATTTTCTACTTGTACAACAAGTAA
- the LOC113731322 gene encoding dolichyl-diphosphooligosaccharide--protein glycosyltransferase 48 kDa subunit-like isoform X2, producing the protein MSLVFRILVLLGIAIPFLAILCHSFSLENPTDRRVLVLVDDLAIKSSHSLYFKSLENRGFQLDFKLAGDPKIALHRYGQYLYDALILFSPSIERFGGSINTAAIMDFVDAGHDLILVADESASDLIREVATECGVDFDEDPGAVVIDHINYAVSTTDGDHSLIAADDFIKSSIILGSNTVEVLKVLSASPSAYSANPKSKLSNPPAIYGSAISLVSVVQARNNARILISGSLKMFSNQFFRYGVEKAGSPTKHDKSGNEQFLTEISKWVFHERGHLKAVNVRHHRVGEVDEPSMYRINDDLEYSVEIFEWTGANWEPYVADDVQVQFYMMSPYVLKNLSTDLKGVYHTSFKVPDVYGVFQFKIEYQRLGYSSLSLSKQIPVRPFRHNEYERFITAAFPYYGASFSMMAGFLLFTIFYLYNK; encoded by the exons ATGTCGCTCGTTTTTAGAATATTAGTTCTGCTCGGCATTGCAATTCCATTTCTGGCGATTCTCTGCCACTCGTTCTCCCTAGAAAACCCCACCGATCGCCGGGTTTTGGTTTTGGTCGATGACTTAGCGATTAAATCCTCCCACTCTCTTTACTTTAAATCTCTTGAGAACCGAGGGTTCCAACTGGACTTCAAACTCGCCGGTGACCCCAAGATCGCTTTACACAGATATGGCCAGTACTTATACGACGCGCTcatcctcttctctccttccaTCGAAC GATTTGGTGGGTCAATTAATACCGCTGCAATCATGGATTTTGTTGATGCTGGTCATGACTTGATTCTTGTGGCTGATGAATCTGCCTCTGATCTGATTCGAGAGGTTGCCACAGAATGTGGAGTCGATTTTGACGAG GATCCAGGAGCTGTGGTTATTGACCACATTAACTATGCTGTTTCAACTACGGATGGAGATCATTCTCTAATTGCTGCTGATGATTTCATCAAATCCAGTATCATCTTGGGAAGCAACACTGTAGAG GTTTTGAAGGTTCTTTCAGCATCTCCCTCAGCATATTCAGCAAATCCAAAATCTAAGTTATCAAATCCTCCGGCAATCTATGGATCTGCCATCTCTTTGGTTTCAGTCGTGCAG GCCAGAAATAATGCTCGGATATTGATCTCTGGCTCATTAAAAATGTTCAGCAACCA ATTCTTCAGATATGGGGTAGAGAAAGCTGGAAGTCCGACTAA ACATGACAAATCTGGAAATGAGCAGTTTTTGACTGAAATTAGCAAATGGGTGTTCCATGAAAGAGGTCATCTAAAG gCTGTTAATGTAAGACATCACAGAGTTGGGGAGGTTGATGAACCTTCTATGTACAGGATCAATGATGACCtg GAATACTCTGttgagatctttgagtggacTGGAGCGAATTGGGAACCATATGTAGCAGATGATGTTCAAGTTCAGTTTTACATGATGAGTCCATATGTTCTGAAGAATTTGTCAACTGATCTGAAG GGTGTATACCATACATCATTCAAAGTACCAGATGTTTACGGAGTATTCCAGTTTAAGATTGAGTATCAGAGGCTTGGGTACTCGAGCTTGAGCCTATCAAAGCAG ATTCCAGTTCGACCTTTCAGACATAACGAATACGAGAGATTCATAACAGCTGCTTTTCCTTACTATGGGGCATCGTTCTCTAtg ATGGCAGGTTTTCTTCTTTTCACCATTTTCTACTTGTACAACAAGTAA
- the LOC140004559 gene encoding adenylate isopentenyltransferase 5, chloroplastic-like, with translation MGSSAVTCKYKPSRSIPCCMGCFGGIFNKNKVIFIMGATGTGKSRLSIDLATQIPAEIINSDKIQVYKGLDIVTNKVTEKEREGVPHHLLGEVEPDSDFTTRDFCYEALSAIDRILDSGRFPIIVGGSNSFLEALVEDPLYKFKSRFACCFIWIDVSLPVLFSYVSKRVDQMVDAGLVEEVGEIFDPEADYGRGIRRAIGVPEMDEYFRAEAKMDETSKETLLASAIEEIKSNTCKLACRQVEKIQRLKNELRWPISRIDATVVFEKTSGEEADNAWNMCVLDPCMEILSPFLNA, from the exons ATGGGGTCTTCAGCAGTAACGTGTAAATATAAACCCAGCCGTAGTATTCCATG CTGCATGGGTTGCTTTGGCGGTATCTTCAACAAGAACAAGGTGATCTTCATCATGGGAGCCACAGGAACTGGAAAATCCCGTCTGTCAATCGACCTGGCAACCCAAATTCCTGCTGAGATTATAAACTCGGACAAAATACAAGTGTACAAGGGACTTGACATTGTGACCAACAAGGTTACCGAGAAGGAGAGAGAAGGGGTGCCGCACCATTTGCTGGGAGAAGTGGAGCCTGATTCCGACTTCACTACTCGTGACTTCTGTTACGAGGCACTCTCGGCCATAGACAGGATTCTGGACTCTGGTCGATTCCCAATCATTGTTGGTGGATCCAATTCGTTTCTCGAAGCACTTGTGGAGGACCCTCtttacaagttcaaatcaaGATTCGCTTGTTGCTTCATTTGGATTGATGTTTCCCTACCCGTTCTTTTTTCCTATGTCTCCAAAAGAGTTGATCAGATGGTGGATGCAG GCCTAGTTGAAGAAGTTGGAGAAATATTTGATCCGGAGGCAGATTATGGCAGAGGCATTCGACGGGCAATTGGAGTCCCTGAAATGGACGAGTACTTTCGGGCGGAGGCAAAAATGGACGAAACAAGCAAGGAGACGTTGCTGGCTTCAGCTATTGAAGAAATTAAGAGCAACACTTGCAAATTAGCTTGCCGTCAGGTGGAGAAGATTCAGAGGCTAAAGAACGAGCTTAGATGGCCCATAAGCCGCATCGATGCTACAGTTGTGTTCGAGAAAACAAGCGGAGAAGAAGCTGATAATGCATGGAATATGTGCGTCCTCGACCCATGCATGGAGATACTCAGTCCATTTCTCAATGCATAG
- the LOC140036131 gene encoding putative lipid-transfer protein DIR1, with the protein MEGAASNTGKLAVVTALVVVAAAIGANAVPVVHPSDICGISIDDLMSCKPAVAAAAVKVPQQGRCCTALKLADLTCLCSFSSYMPMFGIDPDHAMELPVKCHIIDSFHC; encoded by the coding sequence ATGGAGGGAGCAGCGAGTAATACTGGCAAGCTTGCCGTGGTGACTGCTTTGGTGGTGGTTGCAGCCGCCATTGGGGCCAATGCTGTCCCTGTAGTACACCCCAGTGATATTTGTGGGATAAGCATTGACGATCTGATGTCCTGCAAACCAGCTGTGGCGGCTGCAGCTGTTAAGGTCCCGCAACAGGGTCGTTGTTGCACGGCTCTCAAGCTTGCCGACTTGACTTGCCTTTGCTCATTTTCCAGCTACATGCCTATGTTTGGAATTGATCCCGACCACGCCATGGAACTCCCTGTCAAATGCCATATTATCGACTCCTTCCATTGTTAA
- the LOC140036132 gene encoding uncharacterized protein encodes MLLAKNVVFHSSFCLNPETLGFVPEAAREGGQQIVKADTTKLPKLYRAAMEGYWKEASCQFRSNQNAKTAKISNLRMTALHVAASCGRSKFVQKLVKEFAKEQLEAADQLGRTALHHAALAADVDAAKAMVTKNPILPYLGDANNHTPLFYSTKWLKPSKKRKRMMENYELTNVFDFALEIMPACYF; translated from the exons ATGCTGTTAGCAAAAAATGtcgt TTTCCATTCTTCTTTTTGCTTAAATCCCGAGACATTGGGATTTGTCCCCGAAGCAGCAAGAGAAGGGGGTCAGCAAATTGTTAAAGCTGATACAACCAAGCTCCCAAAACTCTACAGAGCAGCAATGGAAGGATATTGGAAAGAAGCTAGTTGCCAATTTCGTTCCAATCAAAATGCAAAGACAGCAAAAATCTCCAACCTCCGCATGACAGCCCTTCATGTAGCAGCTAGCTGTGGCCGATCGAAGTTTGTGCAGAAGCTTGTGAAGGAGTTCGCTAAGGAGCAGCTTGAAGCCGCAGACCAACTTGGCCGAACTGCTCTTCATCACGCGGCCTTAGCTGCAGATGTGGATGCTGCCAAAGCAATGGTGACTAAAAATCCAATTTTGCCTTACCTTGGGGATGCGAACAATCATACTCCCCTCTTCTATTCTACTAAatggctaaaaccatcaaaaaaaagaaagagaatgaTGGAAAATTATGAATTAACGAATGTTTTCGATTTTGCCCTTGAAATTATGCCGGCGTGCTATTTTTAG
- the LOC140036766 gene encoding UPF0496 protein At4g34320-like — translation MGSHMSKKPGESSSAISNIQFTTELNSYEAACKMDEDLQSFDTSLHARTNHVISTLAAGVEVRAVSFDSLKEVTGCLLDMNQEVVKVILECKQDIWKNQELFELVEEYFENSLKTLDFCAALEKCLKRARDSQLLIMVALQQFEEEDGVEGKRYNRTLDELKNFKAAGDPFTEEFFEIFQSVYRQQILMLEKLQMRKSKLDKKLKYIHAWRKLSSIIFVATFAAVLICSVVAAAMAAPPVAAALAAATSIPLGSMGKWIDSLLQSYENAVKGQKEIMSSIHVGTYVTIKDLDNIRVLIDRLEIDIESLLANVDFAISEDAVKLGIEEIRKKLDVFMKNVEDLGVQADVCSRDIRRARTVVLQRIIKNPNH, via the coding sequence ATGGGAAGTCATATGAGTAAGAAGCCTGGTGAAAGTTCATCTGCAATTAGCAACATTCAATTCACGACTGAGCTTAATTCATATGAAGCCGCTTGTAAGATGGATGAGGATTTGCAGTCCTTTGACACAAGTCTCCATGCTAGAACAAACCATGTTATCAGTACTCTTGCTGCTGGCGTAGAAGTTAGGGCCGTCTCATTTGATTCTTTAAAGGAAGTCACTGGATGCCTTCTGGACATGAACCAGGAGGTTGTTAAGGTTATCTTGGAGTGCAAGCAGGATATCTGGAAGAATCAAGAATTGTTTGAGCTTGTGGAGGAGTACTTCGAGAACAGTCTCAAAACTCTGGACTTCTGTGCTGCTTTAGAAAAGTGCCTAAAAAGAGCCAGGGACAGCCAGTTGCTTATTATGGTTGCTCTACAGCAATTTGAAGAGGAGGATGGAGTTGAAGGGAAAAGGTACAATAGGACTTTGGATGAGTTGAAGAACTTCAAGGCTGCCGGTGATCCTTTCACTGAggaatttttcgaaattttCCAGTCTGTGTATAGGCAGCAAATTCTGATGCTTGAGAAGCTGCAAATGCGGAAGAGTAAGCTTGATAAAAAGCTCAAGTACATCCATGCTTGGAGAAAATTGTCGAGCATTATCTTTGTTGCCACATTTGCTGCTGTTCTTATATGTTCAGTCGTGGCTGCTGCTATGGCTGCTCCTCCTGTTGCGGCCGCTCTTGCCGCTGCTACTTCCATCCCACTGGGATCAATGGGGAAGTGGATTGATTCTCTTCTGCAGAGCTATGAAAATGCTGTCAAAGGACAGAAGGAGATCATGAGCTCAATCCATGTGGGCACTTATGTCACCATCAAGGATCTGGACAACATCCGAGTGCTGATTGACAGGTTGGAAATCGATATCGAGTCACTCCTGGCAAATGTTGATTTTGCTATTAGTGAAGATGCTGTGAAGCTTGGCATAGAAGAGATCAGGAAGAAGCTGGATGTGTTTATGAAGAATGTCGAGGATTTAGGGGTGCAAGCTGATGTTTGCAGCCGGGATATTCGCAGGGCCAGGACTGTTGTTCTCCAGAGGATCATCAAGAATCCCAACCATTGA
- the LOC113731325 gene encoding probable 1-acyl-sn-glycerol-3-phosphate acyltransferase 5, with product MEVCTSVNSRNGPRHRPLTPWKAFRGVLCLVVLVLTAFMLLVFCGFWTAVVLRFFSLHYSRTATSFFLGSWIALWPFLFEKINKTKVVFSGDCVAARERALLIANHRTEVDWMYLWDLALRKGCHGYIKYVLKSSLMKLPVFGWIFHVVEFIPVERRWEADEAVMYKMLSTFKDPQDPLWLAVFPEGTDFTEEKCQRSQKYAAEKGFPILKNVLLPKSKGFFASLESLRGSMDAVYDITIGYKQRCPTFLDNAFGVDPAEVHIHVRRVDVNDIPISEEQVTSWLMETFSLKDQLLSDFHSKGHFPREGIEGDLSMVKCLVNCTFVIVLTGVCTFLTFFSSIWFKMYVSLACAYLASATYFNIRPRPIVAL from the exons ATGGAAGTGTGTACATCGGTTAATTCAAGAAATGGACCAAGGCACCGTCCTTTAACTCCATGGAAAGCGTTTAGAGGTGTTTTGTGTTTGGTTGTgttagttttgacagcatttatgCTGTTGGTGTTTTGTGGTTTTTGGACAGCTGTTGTCTTAAGATTTTTCAGCTTACATTACAGCAGGACAGCAACATCATTCTTTCTGGGAAGCTGGATTGCTTTGTGGCCTTTTCTgtttgaaaaaataaacaagACTAAAGTGGTGTTCTCAGGGGACTGTGTTGCAGCAAGGGAACGTGCCTTGCTTATTGCGAACCATCGGACCGAGGTTGATTGGATGTACTTGTGGGACCTTGCACTGCGAAAGGGATGTCATGGTTACATTAAATACGTTCTTAAGAGCAGTTTGATGAAATTGCCTGTATTTGGTTGGATATTTCATGTCGTGGAGTTCATTCCAGTGGAGAGAAGATGGGAGGCTGATGAAGCAGTTATGTATAAGATGCTTTCAACTTTCAAAGATCCTCAAGATCCACTCTGGCTTGCTGTTTTTCCTGAAGGCACAGATTTCAC AGAAGAGAAGTGCCAACGCAGTCAAAAGTATGCTGCCGAAAAAGGATTTCCGATCCTAAAGAATGTGCTGCTTCCAAAATCCAAGGGCTTTTTTGCCTCGTTAGAGTCTTTGAGGGGCTCGATGGATGCAG TTTATGACATAACAATTGGTTATAAACAACGTTGTCCAACTTTCTTGGACAATGCTTTTGGTGTCGACCCTGCTGAGGTTCACATTCATGTACGCCGTGTTGATGTTAATGACATCCCGATATCTGAAGAGCAGGTAACTTCGTGGTTGATGGAAACATTCAGCCTCAAGGATCAGCTGCTCTCGGATTTTCATTCAAAAGGTCATTTTCCACGTGAAGGGATAGAAGGCGACCTTTCTATGGTGAAGTGTCTGGTGAACTGTACATTCGTAATTGTCTTGACAGGTGTCTGTACATTCTTAACCTTCTTCTCTTCTATCTGGTTCAAAATGTACGTTTCCTTAGCCTGTGCATATCTGGCATCAGCAACTTACTTTAATATCAGGCCTAGGCCTATTGTGGCTTTGTAA